One Bdellovibrio bacteriovorus str. Tiberius DNA segment encodes these proteins:
- a CDS encoding L,D-transpeptidase family protein, which yields MELVRLMGFLTVLSLALSANAQNSKDYLVVVDRIPVSELRWVMTQSGDHGVNAKSYWSDSMEQTFLVDPLNPALRNQASINYLRLLQNVSTGIVDPALVGVDVKLTKKKFPTPVELQTALAAAGQNPNVLLESMSSQMPQYLALRDSLRKMNNACVNNLWPALPKVKKTLKLGGKDPIVIPLKIRIAQLGYPMASFDNVYDEQMVAAVNDIQWNLRFKPDSKISPGGKTWKYLNVSCQDRMRQIRLDMEKLRWFPQYVEERYIFVNLAMSYFSLVDKSGGGFYSMSFRTINGRPERKSPTMKDKIVYIVINPFWVVPPTIFREDKVEEIKNLWPWEIRQYFDSRHYQVWNKSFTQRIDPATIDWYNMDPTQDANIYIRQSPHRMNALGSLKFMMTNSYAIYLHDTNQRELFAEPHRLLSSGCVRVEKPVDLAEYLMKGTEWDRAAIERYMAKPGEVLDKDTKVQLKQQIPVYMVFLTSQLSSDGILRFAEDSYRQGTRLLRLGAW from the coding sequence ATGGAGTTGGTGCGTCTCATGGGTTTCTTGACTGTTCTGAGCCTTGCTTTGAGTGCGAACGCGCAGAATTCAAAGGACTACTTGGTCGTTGTGGACAGAATTCCGGTAAGTGAACTGCGCTGGGTGATGACACAGTCAGGGGATCACGGAGTCAATGCGAAGAGCTACTGGTCGGATTCAATGGAGCAAACTTTTTTGGTGGATCCGTTAAATCCCGCTTTGCGAAATCAGGCGAGTATTAATTATTTGCGCCTGTTGCAGAATGTTTCCACCGGCATCGTCGATCCGGCACTGGTGGGCGTGGATGTGAAACTGACCAAGAAAAAATTCCCGACACCTGTTGAGCTGCAGACAGCTTTGGCTGCCGCCGGGCAAAACCCCAACGTCCTGTTGGAGTCCATGTCTTCACAAATGCCCCAGTATCTGGCATTGCGTGACAGCCTTCGCAAAATGAACAATGCCTGCGTGAATAATCTTTGGCCCGCACTGCCCAAAGTTAAAAAAACTTTGAAGCTGGGTGGCAAAGACCCGATTGTGATTCCACTAAAGATCCGTATCGCTCAACTGGGCTATCCTATGGCCAGCTTTGACAACGTTTATGATGAGCAGATGGTGGCTGCGGTGAATGATATTCAGTGGAACCTGCGGTTTAAACCCGACAGCAAGATTTCTCCGGGAGGAAAAACCTGGAAATATCTGAATGTGTCCTGTCAGGACCGTATGCGACAGATCCGCCTGGATATGGAAAAGCTGCGCTGGTTCCCTCAATACGTGGAAGAACGCTATATCTTTGTGAACCTGGCGATGTCCTATTTCAGTCTGGTCGATAAAAGCGGCGGAGGTTTCTATTCGATGAGCTTCCGCACCATCAACGGCCGGCCTGAAAGAAAATCACCGACCATGAAAGACAAAATCGTTTACATTGTGATCAACCCATTCTGGGTGGTGCCACCGACGATCTTCCGCGAAGACAAGGTTGAAGAGATCAAGAACCTGTGGCCATGGGAAATTCGTCAATACTTTGATTCCCGCCATTATCAGGTCTGGAACAAGTCATTCACCCAAAGAATCGATCCGGCCACTATTGACTGGTACAATATGGATCCCACTCAGGATGCCAATATTTATATCCGTCAAAGCCCGCACCGCATGAATGCGCTGGGTTCACTGAAATTCATGATGACCAATTCCTATGCGATCTATCTGCATGATACGAATCAGCGGGAATTGTTTGCCGAGCCTCATCGACTGCTTAGTTCCGGTTGTGTGCGGGTGGAAAAACCCGTGGATCTGGCAGAATACCTGATGAAGGGAACCGAGTGGGACCGTGCCGCGATCGAACGCTATATGGCAAAACCGGGGGAAGTGCTGGATAAAGACACCAAGGTTCAACTGAAACAGCAGATACCGGTCTATATGGTGTTCCTGACATCGCAGCTGAGTTCTGATGGAATTCTGCGCTTTGCCGAGGACTCTTACAGACAGGGCACCCGTTTGTTAAGACTGGGTGCCTGGTAG
- a CDS encoding response regulator transcription factor gives MSTIFLLEDDPVIGKAVQLQLELENYKVEWVQTLADAKRQSAECKADLFLLDINLPDGSGMEFCNWLRTQDQKNPVIFLTARTDEESVVQGFDQGANDYVRKPFSQRELIARIRNQLADNKATLDLVRFAGLTLIKNQQVLKNGEALINLNRREFEILTTFFEHPETIVTREQLIERLASGEEIYDRTVDSHISHIRSKLTKNGVTMVKINSVYGQGYRLEKAV, from the coding sequence ATGAGCACTATTTTTCTGCTTGAAGATGACCCAGTAATTGGCAAAGCCGTCCAACTGCAGTTGGAACTTGAAAACTATAAAGTAGAGTGGGTGCAAACCCTTGCTGATGCCAAACGCCAAAGCGCGGAATGCAAAGCCGATTTGTTTCTGCTGGATATCAACCTTCCTGACGGCAGCGGGATGGAGTTCTGCAACTGGCTGCGCACCCAAGACCAGAAAAATCCCGTGATTTTCCTGACCGCACGCACTGACGAAGAAAGTGTTGTTCAGGGCTTTGACCAGGGTGCCAACGATTATGTTCGCAAACCTTTTAGCCAACGCGAACTGATCGCCCGCATCCGCAACCAGCTGGCTGACAACAAGGCCACTTTGGATCTGGTTCGCTTTGCCGGCCTGACTCTGATCAAAAATCAGCAGGTGCTAAAAAACGGTGAGGCGCTGATCAATCTGAATCGCCGTGAATTTGAAATTCTGACGACGTTCTTTGAACACCCGGAAACAATTGTGACCCGCGAACAGCTGATTGAACGCCTGGCTTCAGGCGAGGAAATCTATGATCGCACCGTGGATTCCCATATCAGTCACATCCGTTCCAAGCTGACCAAAAACGGTGTCACCATGGTGAAAATCAATTCCGTTTATGGCCAGGGTTATCGCCTGGAAAAAGCCGTCTAA
- a CDS encoding HIT family protein, which produces MASVFTKIINGEFPCYKIYEDDSILSFLALDQVNLGHTLVISKEEINHWTEVPPETYAHLHKVSQKIGKAILKASGSPRVGQIVAGFEVPHYHLHLIPAWSIPDLDFKRAQRRSDAEMKQIQAEIIKHLEAMK; this is translated from the coding sequence ATGGCTTCAGTTTTCACCAAAATTATCAACGGCGAATTTCCCTGCTACAAAATCTATGAGGACGACAGCATCCTGTCCTTCCTGGCGCTGGATCAGGTCAATTTGGGACATACGCTGGTGATCAGCAAAGAAGAAATCAATCATTGGACAGAAGTGCCGCCAGAAACCTACGCTCATCTTCACAAAGTATCCCAGAAAATCGGTAAAGCTATTTTGAAGGCGTCTGGTTCTCCGCGGGTGGGTCAGATTGTCGCGGGCTTTGAAGTTCCGCACTATCACCTGCACCTGATCCCGGCATGGTCTATTCCGGATCTGGATTTCAAACGCGCTCAGCGCCGTTCCGATGCTGAGATGAAGCAGATCCAGGCAGAAATCATCAAACACCTGGAAGCGATGAAATAA
- a CDS encoding inorganic diphosphatase, which yields MNPWHDLSPGKKAPEVVTALIEIPAGSKTKFELDKVSGLLKVDRVLYSSVHYPANYGFIPRTYCGDHDPLDILVLGQAQVYPLSIMRARPVGCMRMLDQGEMDDKVIAVHEDDPEMAHIHSIKDLAPHQLKEIRNFFEIYKGLENKKVEVEGFHDLPETLKIINEAFDLYKQERTNLLKQSESHHD from the coding sequence ATGAATCCCTGGCATGATTTGAGTCCCGGAAAAAAAGCTCCGGAAGTGGTGACCGCGCTGATTGAAATTCCCGCGGGATCCAAAACCAAGTTTGAGCTGGATAAGGTTTCAGGCCTTCTGAAAGTGGACCGTGTGCTTTACAGCTCGGTTCACTATCCCGCCAACTACGGCTTTATTCCGCGCACTTATTGTGGCGACCATGACCCGCTGGACATTCTGGTGTTGGGTCAGGCGCAAGTTTATCCGCTCAGTATCATGCGGGCCCGTCCGGTGGGTTGCATGCGCATGCTGGATCAGGGCGAGATGGACGACAAGGTCATTGCGGTTCACGAAGATGATCCCGAGATGGCGCACATCCATTCCATCAAGGACCTGGCTCCGCACCAGTTGAAAGAAATCCGCAACTTCTTTGAAATCTACAAGGGTCTTGAAAACAAAAAGGTCGAAGTCGAAGGCTTCCACGATCTGCCGGAAACCCTGAAGATCATTAACGAGGCTTTTGATCTGTACAAACAAGAGCGCACCAATTTGTTGAAACAATCCGAAAGTCATCATGATTAA
- a CDS encoding DUF1653 domain-containing protein — MIKETAHDIVAGGIYQHYSGKQYRVIGVGRHSESLDEMVFYESLYNNSVGRLWCRPLPMWNETVEVDGQKVPRFKFLFK; from the coding sequence ATGATTAAAGAAACCGCCCATGACATCGTTGCTGGTGGCATCTACCAGCATTATTCCGGAAAGCAGTATCGTGTGATCGGCGTGGGTCGGCACAGCGAAAGCCTGGATGAGATGGTGTTTTACGAATCTTTGTACAACAACTCGGTCGGACGTCTGTGGTGCCGGCCTTTACCGATGTGGAATGAAACCGTTGAAGTCGACGGGCAGAAGGTGCCGCGCTTTAAATTCCTGTTCAAGTAA
- a CDS encoding NAD(P)H-dependent flavin oxidoreductase, translated as MSEAHWKLTSIPVIQGPMAGGYTTAELVSAVSNIGGLGSIGAGYMSPDSLRSLIKKVKSLTANPFAVNLFIPTSPVMDQAQLERMKKHLLPYYRLVGMDSVPELSYDPDLFQKQFSVVLEEKVPAFSFTFGCLKPAEMAALKAQNVFVMGTATSMEEALYLQEQGCDAIVAQGLEAGGHRGSFLEGKFPLLPAKQLVLEMAPKLNIPVIAAGGIVTRADMHTMLSSGANAVQIGTAFLVCQESGASREYRELLLKGKPEDTELIKVFSGRWARGLSNRFSSEMKVHEADTPDYPIQHWLTAALRKKAQESGHTELQSLWAGQGLGALRACAVAEYMATLTR; from the coding sequence ATGTCTGAAGCCCACTGGAAGCTAACAAGTATCCCTGTGATTCAAGGCCCGATGGCGGGTGGGTACACGACAGCCGAACTGGTTTCAGCCGTCAGCAATATCGGGGGCTTGGGTTCTATCGGGGCCGGATACATGTCGCCGGATTCTTTGCGGTCACTTATTAAAAAAGTAAAATCACTGACGGCAAATCCATTCGCAGTAAACCTGTTTATTCCGACATCGCCGGTTATGGATCAAGCGCAGCTGGAAAGAATGAAAAAGCATCTGTTACCATACTACCGACTGGTGGGAATGGATTCAGTGCCGGAACTTTCCTATGACCCGGATCTTTTTCAAAAGCAATTTTCCGTTGTGCTGGAAGAAAAAGTCCCCGCATTCAGCTTTACGTTCGGATGCCTGAAGCCTGCTGAAATGGCGGCCCTGAAAGCGCAAAATGTTTTTGTCATGGGCACTGCCACCAGTATGGAAGAAGCTTTGTATCTGCAAGAGCAGGGGTGTGATGCCATTGTTGCCCAGGGGCTTGAAGCCGGAGGACACCGCGGCTCTTTCCTGGAGGGAAAGTTCCCGTTGTTGCCGGCAAAACAACTGGTACTGGAAATGGCGCCAAAGTTGAACATCCCGGTCATCGCTGCCGGGGGCATCGTGACCAGGGCCGATATGCATACCATGCTTTCCAGCGGAGCAAATGCGGTCCAGATCGGAACGGCTTTTCTGGTTTGTCAGGAAAGTGGAGCTTCCCGGGAATACCGCGAGCTTCTGTTAAAAGGAAAACCCGAGGACACAGAACTGATTAAAGTTTTCAGCGGACGGTGGGCCCGGGGATTGAGCAATCGATTCTCAAGCGAGATGAAGGTTCACGAAGCTGACACGCCCGATTATCCGATTCAACACTGGTTGACGGCGGCACTTAGAAAGAAAGCTCAGGAAAGTGGTCATACCGAACTTCAGTCCCTGTGGGCGGGTCAGGGTTTGGGGGCTTTGCGGGCCTGTGCTGTGGCCGAATATATGGCCACATTAACCCGGTAG
- a CDS encoding imelysin family protein, whose amino-acid sequence MKALKMMLAAVAFAGATAQAATNKEIINHVSYNVILATYNDLAAKTAELSAAVDALAANTNQENLDKAQAAWRAARIPWESSESFLFGPVDSLGIDPLLDTWPLNKLDLDSVMSSNRKITVDLVRALGTNLQGFHTLEYLLFGDGKVTNTKPAASLTAKQLEYLKASAQLLAEHTAELAHAWTTNYDPENPAAPGYVKVISTPGLNNEFYSSERAVMEEFVQGMMGIVDEVANGKMSDPMGADIGSANMALVESPFAWNSLKDFQHNIRSVYSIYTGHYKNSKGPGVKALVEKVDASLAARVEADILNCMALIEAIRPANGGDFGQAIFTKDGRARTQTAIDALNALHATLESEVLPTLDM is encoded by the coding sequence ATGAAAGCTCTTAAAATGATGTTGGCAGCAGTAGCGTTCGCAGGTGCGACGGCTCAAGCTGCAACAAACAAAGAAATCATCAATCACGTTTCTTACAATGTGATTCTTGCGACTTACAACGACCTGGCGGCTAAAACTGCGGAATTATCTGCAGCAGTTGACGCTTTGGCAGCTAACACCAATCAGGAAAATCTGGATAAAGCTCAAGCCGCTTGGCGTGCAGCTCGTATCCCTTGGGAAAGCTCTGAATCTTTCCTGTTCGGTCCAGTTGATTCTTTGGGTATTGACCCCTTGCTGGACACTTGGCCTTTGAACAAGCTGGACTTGGACTCTGTTATGTCCTCCAACCGCAAGATCACAGTTGATCTGGTTCGTGCATTGGGTACCAACCTTCAGGGTTTCCACACTTTGGAATATCTGTTGTTCGGTGACGGCAAAGTTACCAACACAAAACCAGCAGCTTCTTTGACTGCGAAACAGCTTGAGTACTTGAAAGCATCTGCTCAATTGCTGGCAGAACACACTGCTGAACTGGCTCACGCCTGGACTACAAACTATGACCCAGAAAACCCAGCTGCTCCAGGTTACGTAAAAGTGATCAGCACTCCGGGCTTGAATAATGAATTCTATTCTTCTGAAAGAGCCGTAATGGAAGAATTCGTTCAAGGCATGATGGGTATCGTTGACGAAGTTGCCAACGGTAAAATGTCTGACCCAATGGGCGCGGACATCGGTTCTGCCAATATGGCGTTGGTTGAATCTCCATTTGCATGGAACTCTTTGAAAGACTTCCAGCACAACATCCGTTCCGTTTACAGCATCTACACTGGCCATTACAAAAACTCCAAAGGCCCAGGCGTAAAAGCTTTGGTTGAAAAAGTTGACGCGTCTTTGGCTGCTCGTGTTGAAGCTGACATCCTGAACTGCATGGCTTTGATTGAAGCAATCCGCCCGGCAAACGGTGGTGACTTCGGTCAGGCTATCTTCACTAAAGACGGCCGTGCTCGCACTCAGACTGCGATTGATGCTCTGAATGCCCTTCACGCAACACTAGAGTCTGAAGTTCTTCCGACTCTGGACATGTAA
- a CDS encoding di-heme oxidoredictase family protein: MKAWIVLTVLNLMAGAALAAPQIDMDYVHAEKSGGETTVFFKGQSIWAFRNPAANLSEEEIARHLTGDALFERNFSDDPNRFEYGLGPVHNNTSCNACHAKDGRGALPVVPFNKEWVPLRQNEAVFLRISIEDGVKKPKTKENKFGAPVPVPGFSDQLFHLGSLGVREDLPGTGQAQVWMKYDKTQFTYPDGDVVELRKPVFKVMGAYDEYFDSVTGEMKSRLYEKDVRMGARIGTPMIGLGLLEAIKESDILALAQRDLSAEGVSGKANWVFDIEKSMAGDPYPVSMGRFGLKNNTPSVLHQSLGALRGDIGVTNYAFPDESIAGTPLYDAYRAGREPHAGLEATDQVANDIVFYSQTLAVPARRGATEAEVIRGAGIFHQVSCTTCHQPSFTTGDHPIQAFANQKIYPYTDMLLHDMGDGLADGRQDFDADGREWKTRPLWGMGHTQTINPRAGFLHDGRARNLEEAILWHGGEAEHSKNKFVRLPKADRSALIQFIKSL; encoded by the coding sequence ATGAAGGCTTGGATTGTACTGACTGTTTTGAATTTGATGGCAGGGGCGGCTTTGGCTGCTCCTCAAATTGACATGGACTATGTTCACGCGGAGAAATCCGGTGGCGAGACCACAGTGTTTTTCAAAGGCCAGTCCATCTGGGCCTTCCGTAACCCGGCTGCAAATTTGTCTGAAGAAGAGATCGCTCGTCACCTGACGGGCGATGCTCTTTTTGAGAGAAATTTCTCTGACGATCCGAACCGCTTTGAATACGGTTTGGGTCCGGTCCACAACAATACCAGCTGCAATGCCTGCCACGCCAAAGACGGCCGCGGTGCTTTGCCGGTAGTTCCGTTCAATAAAGAATGGGTGCCTTTGCGCCAGAATGAAGCAGTCTTCCTGCGTATCAGCATCGAAGACGGCGTGAAGAAGCCAAAAACAAAAGAAAATAAATTCGGTGCTCCAGTGCCGGTTCCGGGTTTCTCGGATCAATTGTTCCACCTGGGTTCTTTGGGGGTTCGTGAGGATCTTCCAGGGACAGGTCAGGCGCAAGTCTGGATGAAATACGACAAGACTCAGTTCACTTACCCTGACGGTGATGTGGTGGAGCTGCGTAAGCCGGTCTTTAAAGTCATGGGCGCTTATGATGAATATTTCGACTCTGTGACTGGCGAAATGAAAAGCCGTCTTTACGAAAAAGACGTTCGCATGGGCGCGCGTATCGGAACGCCGATGATTGGTCTTGGTTTGCTTGAGGCGATCAAAGAATCCGACATTCTGGCATTGGCTCAGCGTGATCTTTCTGCGGAAGGTGTTTCCGGAAAAGCCAACTGGGTGTTTGATATCGAAAAAAGCATGGCGGGTGATCCGTATCCGGTTTCCATGGGTCGTTTTGGTTTGAAGAACAACACACCATCGGTATTGCACCAGTCTTTGGGTGCTTTGCGCGGTGATATCGGCGTGACGAACTATGCCTTCCCGGATGAAAGCATCGCGGGAACTCCGCTGTATGATGCTTACCGTGCGGGCCGTGAACCTCACGCCGGTTTGGAAGCAACTGATCAGGTGGCCAACGATATCGTTTTCTATTCCCAGACACTGGCGGTACCCGCTCGTCGTGGGGCGACTGAAGCCGAGGTGATCCGCGGTGCGGGGATCTTCCATCAGGTCAGCTGCACAACTTGCCACCAGCCAAGCTTCACAACCGGTGATCATCCGATCCAGGCGTTTGCCAATCAGAAGATCTATCCATACACCGACATGCTATTGCATGACATGGGTGATGGTCTGGCCGACGGTCGTCAGGATTTCGATGCTGACGGGCGCGAGTGGAAAACTCGTCCTCTGTGGGGGATGGGTCACACTCAAACCATCAATCCGCGTGCGGGATTCCTGCATGACGGTCGTGCACGCAATCTGGAAGAAGCGATCCTGTGGCATGGTGGTGAAGCTGAGCACTCCAAAAACAAATTCGTACGACTTCCCAAAGCAGATCGTTCCGCTTTGATTCAGTTCATCAAGTCGTTGTAA
- a CDS encoding chemotaxis protein CheA has protein sequence MDLSAFIDFEQVEEVSRAFFEESKEILEDLDTLILKLENNPEDQDQVNVLFRKIHTIKGSVGAVPGGQLLGSLSHEFEALLTRIKRESRPVTKDCIDLFLKSSRILKVLAQSLRDKREVYPEELSEAIEVISAYGVFDFGEESAVRSPRPQTGRAVSTADDEGVWLSVKQLNEFLRLSGELLVLKNFFQMMNQTVNFRVQPEVFERRQNDFAQNLGKISDQFQSQVQSVRKEKAGESLSGLPLLVRQASTELNKSVHLEFTGAELPIDKGLGKDLYECLVHLVRNSIDHGIEDQFERAVQGKPTIGLLNLDVHEKNGAVHVVFKDDGKGLDRERILQRAVKNALVTESDARALSDEQIYKFIFSAGFSTKEKVTTISGRGVGMDIVLSTVERYKGRIHIENNPGAGATFHLEIPIPQHIMVESALLCAWNSYQLAVPLTSVAHITSCDELQITTVDHLRYCQFSGMTVPILNYHEILNMRTSVSEEMVRKSSAVFIRQKEAVFALLVDRIEAQTDLVVKSFGNMIGQQKGFKGISILADEKVTYIVDPEKMMTLMMYDQQKHEEAA, from the coding sequence GTGGATCTATCTGCCTTTATCGACTTTGAACAGGTCGAAGAGGTGTCCCGTGCGTTTTTCGAAGAGTCCAAAGAAATTCTGGAAGACCTCGACACACTGATCTTGAAACTGGAAAACAATCCGGAAGATCAGGATCAGGTGAATGTGCTTTTCCGGAAAATTCACACCATCAAAGGCAGTGTCGGCGCCGTTCCCGGCGGTCAGCTGCTGGGCTCTTTGTCGCATGAATTTGAAGCTCTGCTAACTCGAATCAAACGCGAATCCCGTCCGGTCACCAAAGACTGCATTGATCTGTTTCTGAAAAGCTCACGCATCTTGAAAGTTCTGGCGCAAAGCCTGCGCGACAAGCGTGAAGTTTATCCGGAAGAGCTCAGTGAAGCCATTGAGGTTATTTCCGCCTACGGAGTCTTTGATTTCGGAGAGGAATCTGCTGTTCGCAGTCCGCGCCCCCAGACGGGCCGCGCGGTTTCCACTGCAGATGATGAAGGCGTGTGGCTGTCAGTAAAACAACTGAATGAATTCCTGCGTCTGTCCGGCGAACTGCTGGTGTTGAAAAACTTCTTCCAGATGATGAATCAGACCGTGAACTTCCGGGTTCAACCCGAGGTCTTTGAACGTCGCCAAAATGACTTTGCCCAGAACCTGGGTAAAATCAGCGACCAGTTCCAAAGCCAGGTGCAAAGTGTGCGCAAGGAAAAAGCCGGGGAAAGTCTGTCCGGACTGCCTTTGTTGGTGCGCCAGGCTTCGACCGAACTTAACAAAAGTGTCCACTTGGAATTCACTGGCGCCGAGCTTCCGATCGACAAGGGACTTGGAAAAGACCTTTACGAGTGTCTTGTGCATCTGGTGCGAAATTCCATCGATCACGGGATCGAGGACCAATTTGAACGAGCTGTGCAGGGGAAGCCCACCATCGGTTTGTTAAACCTCGATGTGCACGAAAAAAATGGCGCCGTTCACGTGGTCTTTAAAGATGACGGAAAAGGACTGGACCGTGAGCGCATTCTTCAGCGCGCGGTTAAAAATGCCCTGGTGACTGAATCTGACGCCAGGGCTTTGAGTGATGAGCAGATCTATAAATTCATCTTCAGCGCCGGTTTTTCGACGAAAGAAAAAGTCACCACGATTTCAGGTCGTGGCGTTGGGATGGATATTGTTCTTTCCACTGTGGAAAGATACAAAGGCCGCATTCACATAGAAAATAATCCGGGTGCCGGGGCGACCTTCCATCTGGAAATTCCAATTCCTCAGCACATCATGGTGGAAAGTGCCCTGTTGTGCGCATGGAACTCTTACCAGCTGGCGGTGCCGCTGACGTCGGTGGCGCACATCACGTCCTGTGATGAGCTGCAAATCACCACGGTGGATCATCTGCGCTATTGTCAGTTCAGCGGGATGACCGTTCCAATTTTGAATTATCATGAGATTCTGAATATGCGCACGTCCGTGTCGGAAGAAATGGTGCGCAAGTCTTCGGCCGTCTTTATTCGTCAGAAAGAGGCGGTGTTTGCATTGCTGGTGGACCGTATCGAGGCCCAGACGGATCTGGTTGTGAAATCCTTTGGTAACATGATCGGCCAGCAAAAAGGCTTCAAGGGCATTTCCATCCTGGCGGATGAAAAAGTGACCTATATTGTGGATCCGGAAAAAATGATGACGTTGATGATGTATGACCAGCAAAAACACGAGGAGGCCGCATGA
- a CDS encoding chemotaxis protein CheW, whose product MSDFFGDDFTAELKAYFLDSVIKEIDKFIDLTDEKLWRRILSEVSEQTRAWAVDAKTNEFLHLAAWLEGFDEKSRNLEGAAELIKALKTLKGYIEALGVDKTDTADLATRFALNAQNLREILLLHCRSGAQEFAVPILSVIEISGKLPLFDLPERKEGLLGVIPFRGEAVPVVNLQDHGFARMDADNFFYVICEEQGVRFCLQVTDTEDMISVKEADLQNFENQSTMMSANFVHQFFIKDRRSIMVLDLEKLVA is encoded by the coding sequence ATGAGTGATTTCTTCGGTGATGACTTTACAGCGGAACTCAAAGCGTACTTCCTGGACAGCGTGATCAAGGAGATCGACAAGTTCATCGATCTGACCGACGAAAAACTGTGGCGCCGTATTCTGTCTGAGGTCAGCGAGCAAACGCGTGCCTGGGCTGTGGATGCCAAGACGAATGAGTTTTTACATCTGGCTGCATGGCTGGAAGGCTTTGATGAAAAAAGCCGCAACCTGGAAGGGGCTGCGGAGTTGATCAAAGCTTTGAAAACTTTGAAGGGCTATATTGAAGCTCTGGGGGTTGATAAGACCGACACCGCCGATCTGGCGACACGTTTTGCGCTGAATGCGCAGAACCTGCGTGAAATTCTGCTTCTGCACTGCCGGTCCGGTGCGCAGGAGTTTGCGGTGCCGATTTTAAGTGTGATCGAAATCAGCGGCAAGCTGCCGTTGTTTGATCTGCCTGAAAGAAAAGAGGGGCTCTTGGGGGTCATTCCGTTCCGCGGCGAGGCCGTGCCGGTGGTGAACCTTCAGGATCATGGCTTTGCCCGAATGGATGCTGATAATTTCTTCTATGTGATCTGTGAAGAGCAGGGGGTTCGCTTTTGTCTGCAGGTCACAGACACCGAAGACATGATCAGCGTCAAAGAAGCCGATCTGCAAAATTTTGAAAACCAATCCACTATGATGTCTGCGAACTTTGTTCACCAGTTTTTCATCAAAGACCGCCGCAGTATTATGGTTCTGGATCTTGAAAAACTGGTGGCTTGA